Proteins encoded within one genomic window of Suricata suricatta isolate VVHF042 chromosome 17, meerkat_22Aug2017_6uvM2_HiC, whole genome shotgun sequence:
- the GGA3 gene encoding ADP-ribosylation factor-binding protein GGA3 isoform X1 → MAEAEGESLESWLNKATNPSNRQEDWEYIIGFCDQINKELEGPQIAVRLLAHKIQSPQEWEAVQALTVLEACMKNCGRRFHNEVGKFRFLNELIKVVSPKYLGDRVSERVKTKVIELLYSWTLALPEETKIKDAYHMLKRQGIVQSDPLIPVDRTLIPSPPPRPKNPVFDDEEKSKLLAKLLKSKNPDDLQEANKLIKSMVKEDEARIQKVTKRLHTLEEVNNNVKLLNEMLLHYSKEDSSEADKELMKELFDRCESKRRTLFKLASETEDNDNSLGDILQASDNLSRVINSYKTIVEGQVINGEVATSAIPDSEGNHSRNQGTLIDLAELDTPSSSSSSAPAPPSSGIPILPPPPQTLGPGRSHLSGHAEATPGPNSTSHALCLLDEELLCLGLADPAPTALPTEAAGNRQWPLFQNEQSDLDFGGPKPGSAAASPADRPLVPPSAPSAGSSQAPLPPSFPAPAAPSGVPAPTPGSFLFPTGPAPAPKTEPTALGYHGSALGDSTLHQLDALDHLLEETRATSGLVKPVSSIFFPGATTSPLVPTSTTARPLLPFSPGPGSPLFQPQGSPMKGPELSLASVHVPLESIKPSSALPVTAYDKNGFRILFHFAKECPPGRPDVLVVVVSMLNTAPLPIKSIVLQAAVPKSMKVKLQPPSGTELSPFSPVQPPAAITQVMLLANPLKEKARLRYRLTFALGEQLSTEVGEVDQFPPVEQWGNL, encoded by the exons ATGGCGGAGGCGGAAGGGGAAAGCCTGGAGTCCTGGCTGA ATAAGGCCACCAATCCTTCCAACCGCCAGGAGGACTGGGAATACATAATTGGCTTCTGTGATCAGATCAACAAAGAGCTAGAAGG GCCACAGATCGCCGTCCGGCTGCTGGCCCATAAGATCCAGTCTCCGCAGGAATGGGAGGCGGTCCAGGCCCTGACG GTGCTGGAGGCGTGTATGAAGAACTGTGGCAGGAGATTTCATAACGAAGTGGGGAAGTTCCGGTTTCTGAATGAGTTAATCAAAGTCGTCTCTCCAAAG TACCTGGGGGACAGGGTGTCAGAGAGAGTGAAGACCAAGGTTATCGAGCTGCTTTATAGTTGGACGTTGGCCCTGCCAGAAGAAACAAAGATCAAGGACGCTTATCACATGTTGAAGAGACAGG GCATAGTGCAGTCTGACCCACTGATCCCCGTGGACAGGACGCTGATCCCCTCTCCGCCACCTCGTCCCAAAAACCCTGTGTTTGATGATGAGGAGAAATCCAAG cttctagccAAGTTGTTGAAAAGCAAaaatccagatgacctacaggagGCCAACAAGCTCATCAAGTCCATGGTGAAGGAA GACGAGGCACGGATCCAGAAGGTGACCAAGCGTCTGCACACTCTGGAGGAGGTTAATAACAATGTAAAGCTGCTCAATGAGATGCTGCTTCATTACAGCAAAGAGGATTCTTCAGAGGCAGATAAAGAGCTCATGAAG GAGCTGTTTGATCGGTGTGAGAGTAAGAGGCGGACattattcaaactagccagtGAGACAGAGGACAATGACAATAGTTTGG GGGACATCCTCCAGGCTAGTGACAACCTCTCCCGGGTCATCAACTCCTACAAAACAATCGTTGAAGGGCAGGTCATCAATGGTGAGGTAGCCACCTCAGCCATTCCAGACTCCGAAG GAAACCACTCCAGGAACCAAGGCACTCTCATCGACCTTGCCGAGTTGGACACCCCCAGCAGCAGCTCAtcctcagcccctgccccaccatcCTCTGGCATCCCtatcctccctccacccccccagaCCTTGGGCCCTGGGCGCAGCCACCTATCCGGCCATGCTGAGGCCACCCCGGGACCCAACAGCACAAGCCATGCCCTCTGCCTGCTGGACGAGGAGCTGCTCTGCTTGG GCCTTGCTGACCCAGCCCCCACTGCTCTTCCCACAGAGGCAGCTGGAAACCGCCAATGGCCCCTGTTCCAG AACGAGCAGTCGGACCTGGACTTCGGCGGCCCCAAGCCTGGGAGTGCTGCCGCCAGCCCCGCAGACAGGCCTCTTGTCCCGCCCTCAGCGCCATCTGCAGGCAGCTCCCAGGCCCCACTGCCGCCCTCCTTCCCAGCTCCTGCGGCCCCATCCGGCGTGCCtgcccccacaccaggctccttCTTGTTCCCAACTGGACCGGCCCCAGCCCCAAAGACTGAGCCCACAGCCCTCGGGTACCATGGCTCAGCTTTGGGCGATAGCACCCTGCACCAGCTGGATGCCCTTGATCATCTTCTAGAAGAGACCAGAGC gACGTCAGGTCTGGTGAAACCCGTCTCCTCCATCTTCTTCCCCGGggccaccacctcccctctggtcccCACTAGCACCACTGCTcggcctctcctccccttctccccggGGCCTGGCAGCCCGCTCTTCCAGCCTCAGGGCAGCCCTATGAAGGGGCCAGAGCTCTCCCTGGCCAGTGTCCACGTCCCCCTGGAATCTATTAAGCCTA GCAGCGCCCTTCCCGTGACAGCCTACGATAAAAATGGCTTCCGCATCCTCTTCCACTTTGCCAAGGAGTGTCCGCCGGGCCGGCCTGacgtgctggtggtggtggtgtccATGCTGAATACCGCTCCCTTGCCCATCAAGAGCATCGTGCTACAGGCTGCAGTGCCAAAG tcAATGAAGGTGAAGTTACAGCCACCCTCTGGGACAGAGCTGTCTCCATTCAGCCCCGTCCAGCCACCTGCAGCCATCACCCAGGTCATGCTGCTGGCCAATCCACTGAAG GAGAAGGCGAGGCTTCGGTATAGGCTGACCTTCGCCCTGGGAGAACAGCTGAGCACAGAGGTGGGCGAGGTGGACCAGTTCCCTCCTGTGGAGCAGTGGGGTAACCTATGA
- the GGA3 gene encoding ADP-ribosylation factor-binding protein GGA3 isoform X3, giving the protein MAEAEGESLESWLNKATNPSNRQEDWEYIIGFCDQINKELEGPQIAVRLLAHKIQSPQEWEAVQALTVLEACMKNCGRRFHNEVGKFRFLNELIKVVSPKYLGDRVSERVKTKVIELLYSWTLALPEETKIKDAYHMLKRQGIVQSDPLIPVDRTLIPSPPPRPKNPVFDDEEKSKLLAKLLKSKNPDDLQEANKLIKSMVKEDEARIQKVTKRLHTLEEVNNNVKLLNEMLLHYSKEDSSEADKELMKELFDRCESKRRTLFKLASETEDNDNSLGDILQASDNLSRVINSYKTIVEGQVINGEVATSAIPDSEGNHSRNQGTLIDLAELDTPSSSSSSAPAPPSSGIPILPPPPQTLGPGRSHLSGHAEATPGPNSTSHALCLLDEELLCLGLADPAPTALPTEAAGNRQWPLFQNEQSDLDFGGPKPGSAAASPADRPLVPPSAPSAGSSQAPLPPSFPAPAAPSGVPAPTPGSFLFPTGPAPAPKTEPTALGYHGSALGDSTLHQLDALDHLLEETRATSGLVKPVSSIFFPGATTSPLVPTSTTARPLLPFSPGPGSPLFQPQGSPMKGPELSLASVHVPLESIKPSSALPVTAYDKNGFRILFHFAKECPPGRPDVLVVVVSMLNTAPLPIKSIVLQAAVPKSMKVKLQPPSGTELSPFSPVQPPAAITQVMLLANPLKAPTSQQPNKTWIINRLKNPKVSI; this is encoded by the exons ATGGCGGAGGCGGAAGGGGAAAGCCTGGAGTCCTGGCTGA ATAAGGCCACCAATCCTTCCAACCGCCAGGAGGACTGGGAATACATAATTGGCTTCTGTGATCAGATCAACAAAGAGCTAGAAGG GCCACAGATCGCCGTCCGGCTGCTGGCCCATAAGATCCAGTCTCCGCAGGAATGGGAGGCGGTCCAGGCCCTGACG GTGCTGGAGGCGTGTATGAAGAACTGTGGCAGGAGATTTCATAACGAAGTGGGGAAGTTCCGGTTTCTGAATGAGTTAATCAAAGTCGTCTCTCCAAAG TACCTGGGGGACAGGGTGTCAGAGAGAGTGAAGACCAAGGTTATCGAGCTGCTTTATAGTTGGACGTTGGCCCTGCCAGAAGAAACAAAGATCAAGGACGCTTATCACATGTTGAAGAGACAGG GCATAGTGCAGTCTGACCCACTGATCCCCGTGGACAGGACGCTGATCCCCTCTCCGCCACCTCGTCCCAAAAACCCTGTGTTTGATGATGAGGAGAAATCCAAG cttctagccAAGTTGTTGAAAAGCAAaaatccagatgacctacaggagGCCAACAAGCTCATCAAGTCCATGGTGAAGGAA GACGAGGCACGGATCCAGAAGGTGACCAAGCGTCTGCACACTCTGGAGGAGGTTAATAACAATGTAAAGCTGCTCAATGAGATGCTGCTTCATTACAGCAAAGAGGATTCTTCAGAGGCAGATAAAGAGCTCATGAAG GAGCTGTTTGATCGGTGTGAGAGTAAGAGGCGGACattattcaaactagccagtGAGACAGAGGACAATGACAATAGTTTGG GGGACATCCTCCAGGCTAGTGACAACCTCTCCCGGGTCATCAACTCCTACAAAACAATCGTTGAAGGGCAGGTCATCAATGGTGAGGTAGCCACCTCAGCCATTCCAGACTCCGAAG GAAACCACTCCAGGAACCAAGGCACTCTCATCGACCTTGCCGAGTTGGACACCCCCAGCAGCAGCTCAtcctcagcccctgccccaccatcCTCTGGCATCCCtatcctccctccacccccccagaCCTTGGGCCCTGGGCGCAGCCACCTATCCGGCCATGCTGAGGCCACCCCGGGACCCAACAGCACAAGCCATGCCCTCTGCCTGCTGGACGAGGAGCTGCTCTGCTTGG GCCTTGCTGACCCAGCCCCCACTGCTCTTCCCACAGAGGCAGCTGGAAACCGCCAATGGCCCCTGTTCCAG AACGAGCAGTCGGACCTGGACTTCGGCGGCCCCAAGCCTGGGAGTGCTGCCGCCAGCCCCGCAGACAGGCCTCTTGTCCCGCCCTCAGCGCCATCTGCAGGCAGCTCCCAGGCCCCACTGCCGCCCTCCTTCCCAGCTCCTGCGGCCCCATCCGGCGTGCCtgcccccacaccaggctccttCTTGTTCCCAACTGGACCGGCCCCAGCCCCAAAGACTGAGCCCACAGCCCTCGGGTACCATGGCTCAGCTTTGGGCGATAGCACCCTGCACCAGCTGGATGCCCTTGATCATCTTCTAGAAGAGACCAGAGC gACGTCAGGTCTGGTGAAACCCGTCTCCTCCATCTTCTTCCCCGGggccaccacctcccctctggtcccCACTAGCACCACTGCTcggcctctcctccccttctccccggGGCCTGGCAGCCCGCTCTTCCAGCCTCAGGGCAGCCCTATGAAGGGGCCAGAGCTCTCCCTGGCCAGTGTCCACGTCCCCCTGGAATCTATTAAGCCTA GCAGCGCCCTTCCCGTGACAGCCTACGATAAAAATGGCTTCCGCATCCTCTTCCACTTTGCCAAGGAGTGTCCGCCGGGCCGGCCTGacgtgctggtggtggtggtgtccATGCTGAATACCGCTCCCTTGCCCATCAAGAGCATCGTGCTACAGGCTGCAGTGCCAAAG tcAATGAAGGTGAAGTTACAGCCACCCTCTGGGACAGAGCTGTCTCCATTCAGCCCCGTCCAGCCACCTGCAGCCATCACCCAGGTCATGCTGCTGGCCAATCCACTGAAG